The Elusimicrobiota bacterium genome has a segment encoding these proteins:
- a CDS encoding type II secretion system protein gives MKLHRARSCAGFTMIELTVYIGVIGIVGLWAANFMKIPNKIDQFHQQARLERNLNSTLDVIMSDLREANPASIDGVIATLPSPSIAFHTRPPFDINNPSATSSTQIAYGVQGRTLVRTVTTGISADSQVLFKTVDASTLTLTFSAVAGYNNTINVRLDHTAPPTPTAPMPVTTTVTRRAVTRS, from the coding sequence GTGAAACTCCATCGGGCAAGATCGTGCGCCGGCTTTACGATGATCGAGTTGACGGTTTATATCGGGGTGATCGGGATCGTCGGGCTTTGGGCCGCGAATTTCATGAAAATCCCCAACAAGATCGACCAGTTCCACCAGCAGGCCCGGCTGGAGCGCAATCTCAACAGCACTCTGGACGTGATCATGAGTGATTTGAGGGAAGCCAACCCCGCCAGCATCGACGGCGTCATCGCTACGCTGCCGTCGCCTTCCATCGCCTTCCACACCCGGCCTCCATTTGATATCAACAATCCCTCCGCGACCAGCTCCACGCAAATTGCCTATGGCGTTCAAGGGAGGACGCTGGTCCGGACGGTCACGACGGGCATTTCGGCTGATTCTCAGGTTCTGTTCAAAACGGTGGATGCCTCGACGCTGACGCTGACCTTCAGCGCGGTGGCCGGCTACAATAATACGATCAATGTTCGCCTTGATCATACGGCTCCACCCACGCCTACCGCTCCGATGCCCGTGACAACAACCGTCACCCGCCGGGCCGTCACCCGGAGTTAG
- a CDS encoding glycosyltransferase family 39 protein, translated as MKKTSTLALIIGWSLLVHWPGITSPLLDYHAHRQCQTASMARNYFRHGMHFLKPEVDTNGPAVWTGTEFPLYSYGVAMLYKLFGFHEILGRLLSIALTAWSAVFLYGLVRRRLGETVGLWSALIMCAIPVHIYFTRTVQPESMALWAFLGFVYYLDRRLAGEGRLWDWPVLIALGALGPLLKLPFLYLVGGLWLILGIEYRRIFHPGYWGALIAIIGLTAAWYHYARQAPVQVLPLGAGEHWQNLKVLLQPDFWQAKFISRFPEIDTTYSGLLLGAIGVRSLWRSADQKQSRDNRLFFTGWWLITAAYIVLLGAYGWTHKYTDIPWAPINSIFIALGVLTAWRWATSSGGRRALVILLILGIPVHAALRIKHWYRLERLWLYPAHDLLQRISHPGDLVLTNTRETPVLLYYIDRCGYCVNLDTASQVEVDQWLPKVRFFLTPVEGSWTRHPEWAAFFEKRARRIRSDPEYCLYEVRPPLS; from the coding sequence ATGAAAAAAACATCGACCCTTGCGCTTATTATTGGTTGGAGCCTGCTGGTTCATTGGCCGGGGATTACCTCGCCGCTCCTGGACTATCACGCGCACCGCCAATGCCAGACCGCCTCCATGGCGCGCAACTATTTTCGCCACGGCATGCATTTCCTCAAACCGGAAGTGGATACCAACGGACCGGCGGTCTGGACAGGGACGGAGTTCCCGCTTTACAGCTACGGCGTGGCGATGCTCTACAAGCTCTTCGGGTTTCACGAAATTCTGGGACGGCTGCTGAGTATCGCGCTCACCGCCTGGTCCGCTGTTTTCCTGTATGGGCTTGTCCGCCGGCGTCTCGGGGAGACCGTCGGCCTCTGGAGCGCTCTCATCATGTGCGCGATCCCGGTCCACATTTACTTCACGCGCACCGTGCAGCCGGAGTCCATGGCGCTCTGGGCCTTTCTGGGATTCGTCTATTATCTGGACCGGCGACTGGCCGGAGAAGGCCGTCTGTGGGACTGGCCGGTTTTGATCGCCCTGGGAGCGCTGGGGCCGCTCCTGAAGCTGCCCTTCCTGTACCTGGTGGGAGGCCTCTGGCTTATTCTGGGTATCGAATACCGGCGAATCTTCCACCCCGGCTATTGGGGGGCGCTGATCGCGATAATCGGACTCACCGCGGCCTGGTATCACTACGCCCGGCAGGCGCCGGTGCAGGTGCTTCCGCTCGGGGCGGGAGAGCATTGGCAGAACTTAAAGGTTCTGCTGCAGCCGGATTTCTGGCAGGCGAAATTCATCTCGCGCTTCCCCGAGATCGACACGACTTACAGCGGGCTGCTCCTGGGAGCGATCGGGGTGCGGAGCTTATGGCGGTCTGCGGATCAAAAGCAGTCCCGGGATAACCGTCTCTTCTTTACGGGCTGGTGGCTCATCACCGCCGCTTACATCGTGCTTCTCGGCGCTTATGGATGGACCCACAAATACACCGACATCCCCTGGGCGCCCATTAACAGCATATTCATCGCTCTGGGCGTGTTAACAGCGTGGCGGTGGGCAACGTCTTCCGGGGGAAGGCGGGCCCTGGTGATCCTCCTGATCCTTGGAATTCCCGTGCATGCTGCGCTGCGCATCAAACACTGGTATCGCCTGGAACGGTTATGGTTATACCCGGCTCATGACCTTCTGCAGCGTATCAGCCACCCCGGGGACCTTGTGCTCACCAACACCCGAGAAACACCCGTCCTTCTCTATTACATCGACCGCTGCGGATACTGCGTGAATCTGGATACCGCCTCCCAGGTTGAAGTCGATCAATGGCTACCCAAAGTCCGTTTTTTTCTCACCCCGGTCGAGGGGAGCTGGACCCGTCATCCGGAGTGGGCTGCCTTCTTTGAAAAACGGGCGCGCCGGATCCGCAGCGATCCCGAGTATTGCCTCTATGAAGTTCGCCCGCCGCTCTCTTAA
- the rlmD gene encoding 23S rRNA (uracil(1939)-C(5))-methyltransferase RlmD gives MDRSGERVTLDIERLSLGGEGVGRLNKRVIFVPYAAPGDRLDVQITETHARYARAQILHVLNPSPDRITPPCPYHFQLQVPSSRCCGGCNWQHLRYDAQLETKRALVQETLERLGGLGRIPVKPVLGMKDPWRYRNKVQQPVGWDCQTRRMISGFFSPGTHDIFPIEDCLVQPELSVRILNRTRQLLEHHRLPAYDALRYTGWIRHLLVRTTTPKSSFPAATPTSFPPATGGESKDETTSWIPRQTPRGMTEQAALIFVSRTPDFPHEQEIIQTLLQEFPQLTGVYQNVNPARTNVIIGRRWRKLTGADFIEERLGRLTFRLSPGSFFQVNSRQAEVLYNVVRSMAGQGKRLLDLYCGVGGIALWLADHFEEVGGVEEVPGAIQDAGINADVNGIRNACFRAAPVEAFLRGLDRSAGGPALTVTLDPPRAGCDPAVLKSLWTLKPGRIVYVSCDPGTLARDLGILAQGGYRVEEVQPVDLFPQTAHIETAVKLTRL, from the coding sequence TTGGACCGTTCAGGCGAGCGAGTCACACTCGATATTGAGCGGCTCTCGCTCGGCGGCGAAGGCGTGGGGCGTTTAAACAAGCGCGTGATCTTTGTTCCCTACGCCGCGCCCGGAGACCGGCTTGACGTTCAAATCACCGAAACCCACGCGCGATATGCTCGCGCGCAGATCCTTCACGTTCTCAACCCTTCCCCCGATCGTATTACGCCTCCCTGCCCGTATCACTTCCAGTTACAAGTGCCAAGCAGCCGTTGTTGCGGCGGCTGCAACTGGCAGCATCTGCGCTATGACGCTCAGCTCGAAACCAAACGCGCGTTGGTCCAGGAGACGCTGGAGCGGCTGGGAGGGCTGGGCCGGATTCCCGTGAAGCCGGTGCTGGGGATGAAGGACCCCTGGCGCTATCGCAACAAAGTTCAGCAACCGGTGGGCTGGGATTGTCAAACGCGCCGGATGATCTCCGGTTTTTTCAGCCCCGGCACGCACGATATCTTCCCGATCGAAGACTGCCTGGTGCAGCCGGAACTCTCCGTGCGAATTTTAAACCGCACACGCCAACTTTTAGAGCACCACCGATTGCCAGCCTATGATGCCCTACGGTACACCGGCTGGATCCGGCACCTCTTGGTTCGAACGACGACCCCCAAGTCGTCATTTCCCGCAGCCACCCCAACGTCATTCCCCCCGGCCACTGGGGGGGAATCCAAGGATGAAACGACTTCCTGGATCCCCCGCCAGACCCCGCGGGGGATGACTGAACAAGCGGCTTTAATCTTCGTTTCCCGCACACCTGATTTCCCGCATGAGCAAGAGATCATCCAGACCTTGCTCCAGGAATTTCCCCAGCTGACCGGTGTTTATCAAAACGTCAATCCGGCTCGAACCAACGTCATCATCGGCCGGCGGTGGCGCAAGCTGACCGGCGCTGATTTTATCGAAGAGCGGCTGGGCCGGTTGACGTTCCGGCTCTCGCCGGGATCTTTCTTTCAAGTCAACAGCCGCCAGGCGGAGGTTCTCTACAACGTTGTCCGTTCGATGGCCGGCCAGGGGAAACGCCTGCTGGATTTGTACTGCGGCGTCGGTGGCATCGCGTTGTGGCTGGCCGACCATTTTGAAGAAGTCGGCGGAGTCGAAGAAGTGCCCGGCGCGATTCAAGATGCCGGCATCAACGCCGACGTGAACGGCATTCGCAACGCGTGTTTTCGCGCGGCGCCCGTTGAAGCGTTTCTGCGCGGGCTTGACCGCTCCGCGGGGGGGCCGGCGCTGACCGTCACGCTGGACCCGCCGCGGGCCGGCTGCGATCCGGCGGTGCTTAAATCCCTTTGGACCCTGAAACCCGGACGGATCGTCTACGTTTCCTGTGACCCGGGAACGCTGGCCCGGGATTTGGGAATTCTCGCCCAAGGGGGTTACCGGGTGGAAGAGGTGCAGCCGGTCGATTTATTTCCTCAGACCGCGCACATCGAAACCGCGGTAAAATTAACCCGATTATGA
- a CDS encoding NAD(P)H-dependent oxidoreductase, whose product MNISIILAHPNPQSFNHAIAEAAADELRQRGHEVHFHDLYTEKFDPLFRKGEELPGATLHPVIVAQGKEIVSADGIVIVHPNWWGQPPAILTGWIDRVLRAGQAYRFVTNDSGEGVPVGLMKAKAAVVFNTANTPKAREDSVFGDPLETIWKNCVFGLCGVTNYHREIFRVVVTSTPAQRDEWLQTVRTTMTRLFP is encoded by the coding sequence GTGAACATTTCAATTATTTTAGCGCATCCGAATCCGCAAAGCTTTAATCACGCCATCGCCGAAGCTGCCGCTGATGAACTGCGGCAGCGCGGTCACGAGGTCCATTTCCATGATCTGTATACCGAGAAGTTCGATCCCCTCTTTCGCAAAGGCGAAGAACTCCCCGGTGCGACGCTCCATCCGGTCATCGTTGCGCAGGGGAAGGAAATCGTTTCAGCGGACGGGATCGTGATCGTCCATCCCAATTGGTGGGGCCAGCCGCCGGCGATTCTGACCGGCTGGATCGACCGGGTCCTACGCGCGGGCCAGGCCTACCGGTTTGTGACGAACGATTCAGGGGAGGGCGTTCCCGTCGGCCTGATGAAAGCCAAGGCCGCGGTTGTTTTCAATACAGCCAATACGCCGAAGGCCCGGGAAGACTCTGTTTTTGGCGATCCGCTGGAAACGATCTGGAAAAATTGCGTTTTCGGTTTATGCGGCGTTACAAATTATCACCGCGAGATTTTCCGGGTGGTGGTCACCAGCACTCCGGCCCAGCGCGACGAATGGCTCCAAACCGTTCGCACGACCATGACGCGTTTATTCCCTTAA
- a CDS encoding CHASE domain-containing protein — protein sequence MPEAPTSRLPAARPALFSYVITGLAALLTLSAMLYVRRVTLTSEQTRVSSYFLDTQQNIQPKLDGYLAALRAAAGFIQVNPKVTAAQVRRFTQQLDLEKRYPGLLSLGFVKYQKPAARNAQVGRRTRILPGNTLSSDPVRRTAMERARDTGAASASGRVSLPPEIDKNRSSGFFIYLPVYTAKAPTGTPEQRRRALIGFVSAAFRGDDLLHGIFRKDSEEHFDYALYDGDQAVDSKLLARSAEQPKGWFQRARFRSLQPLEIAGRSWTLELRSRVPFAFSTVWIGPLFVGLAGFLTSWLLFIALRMSERRAQASDQKSAELQQLNKNLEQRFQELETLFRVMPVGIGTTEGTEGELVSGNPYLAHLLGQEPDAPLTKSYRILRQEDEEFLADELPMPMAARTGEDVPGIECDVERADGSRRHLLCSATPLFNPDGTARGSLGVFTDITEQKQAREDLQHSRDELEKLVLKRLAELHKTNQALTAKVEELSKSAPDKTDVPKIIAHFDP from the coding sequence ATGCCAGAGGCTCCCACCAGCCGTCTTCCAGCGGCCCGCCCAGCCTTATTTTCTTATGTCATCACCGGCCTGGCGGCGCTTCTCACCTTATCGGCGATGCTTTACGTCCGGCGAGTCACGCTGACCTCTGAGCAAACGCGCGTGTCTTCTTACTTCCTCGATACGCAGCAAAACATCCAGCCCAAGCTCGATGGCTATCTGGCGGCGCTTCGCGCGGCGGCCGGGTTCATCCAGGTCAATCCCAAGGTCACCGCCGCCCAGGTGCGCCGTTTCACGCAGCAGCTGGATTTGGAAAAACGTTACCCGGGCCTGCTCAGTCTGGGATTCGTCAAATACCAAAAACCAGCCGCTCGAAACGCCCAAGTGGGCCGCCGCACCCGAATTTTGCCGGGCAACACCCTCTCCTCAGACCCGGTCCGCCGAACGGCGATGGAGCGGGCCCGGGATACAGGCGCAGCCTCGGCTTCCGGCCGGGTTTCTCTTCCTCCTGAAATCGATAAGAATCGGTCCTCCGGTTTTTTCATTTATCTGCCCGTGTATACCGCCAAAGCACCTACCGGCACCCCGGAGCAGAGACGGCGGGCGCTGATTGGATTCGTTTCTGCGGCCTTTCGCGGCGACGATCTTTTACACGGCATTTTCCGCAAGGATTCCGAAGAACATTTTGACTACGCCCTTTATGATGGGGATCAAGCGGTCGACTCGAAGCTTTTGGCGCGCTCCGCTGAGCAACCAAAAGGATGGTTTCAGCGCGCTCGTTTCCGGTCCCTCCAGCCCCTGGAGATAGCGGGCCGCTCCTGGACCCTCGAACTTCGATCGCGTGTCCCCTTTGCGTTTTCCACGGTCTGGATCGGGCCCCTGTTCGTCGGCCTGGCCGGCTTTTTGACCAGCTGGCTGCTCTTTATCGCGCTGCGCATGAGCGAACGCAGGGCCCAGGCCTCTGATCAGAAAAGCGCGGAGCTCCAGCAGCTGAACAAAAATCTGGAACAGCGCTTTCAGGAGTTGGAGACGTTGTTCAGGGTCATGCCGGTCGGCATCGGCACAACCGAGGGCACCGAAGGCGAGCTCGTTTCGGGGAACCCTTATCTGGCGCATCTGCTGGGGCAAGAACCGGACGCTCCCCTGACCAAATCCTATCGGATCCTGCGCCAGGAAGACGAGGAGTTCCTGGCTGACGAACTCCCCATGCCGATGGCCGCGCGCACCGGCGAAGACGTACCCGGGATCGAATGTGACGTCGAACGCGCGGATGGATCGCGGCGCCATCTCTTATGCAGCGCCACCCCGTTGTTCAATCCGGACGGGACGGCCCGGGGCAGCCTGGGCGTTTTTACGGATATCACGGAGCAGAAACAAGCCCGGGAAGACCTCCAGCATTCAAGAGATGAACTTGAGAAGCTGGTTCTCAAACGCCTCGCCGAACTTCATAAAACGAACCAGGCGCTGACGGCTAAGGTTGAAGAACTTTCCAAATCCGCTCCGGATAAAACGGACGTGCCGAAAATCATCGCCCACTTCGATCCCTGA
- the mtgA gene encoding monofunctional biosynthetic peptidoglycan transglycosylase: MKFARRSLNVIRRAVLLSLAGCLIYLLWLPNVYALRKHHPAQSAFMRLRENQALKNGRHLKPLLIWRDLRSISPNLIHAVLLAEDDTFYQHHGFDFKQMRIALKTNWEKRRFAYGGSTLTQQLARTLYLSPRKSLLRKAKEALITIELELFLSKSRLLELYLNYAEWGRGIYGAEAAAQTYFNTSASDLTPDQAVALASILPSPRRWSPMSERAFMSRRRAQLNERMRREGYLPDEF, from the coding sequence ATGAAGTTCGCCCGCCGCTCTCTTAACGTCATCCGCCGGGCTGTCCTCCTGAGTCTGGCAGGATGCTTGATTTACCTTCTGTGGCTGCCCAACGTCTACGCGCTGCGAAAGCATCACCCCGCGCAAAGCGCGTTCATGCGGCTCCGGGAAAACCAGGCTTTAAAGAACGGGCGGCATTTGAAGCCGCTTCTGATCTGGCGGGATCTCCGGAGTATTTCTCCCAATCTCATTCATGCTGTTTTGTTGGCGGAAGACGACACGTTTTATCAGCATCACGGTTTCGATTTTAAACAGATGCGGATCGCCCTGAAGACCAACTGGGAAAAACGCCGCTTCGCTTACGGAGGAAGCACGCTGACGCAGCAGCTGGCGCGGACGCTTTATCTGTCGCCCCGCAAGAGCCTGCTTCGGAAGGCCAAAGAAGCGCTCATCACCATCGAGTTGGAGTTGTTCCTCAGCAAGTCTCGCCTTCTGGAGCTTTACCTCAATTACGCGGAATGGGGGCGCGGGATCTATGGAGCGGAGGCCGCCGCACAAACGTATTTCAACACCTCCGCCAGCGATCTCACCCCGGACCAGGCGGTGGCATTGGCATCCATCCTGCCAAGCCCCAGGCGATGGAGTCCGATGAGCGAACGCGCCTTCATGTCCCGCCGCCGGGCGCAACTCAATGAACGCATGCGGCGGGAAGGCTACCTGCCGGACGAATTTTAA
- a CDS encoding flippase, protein MRNFTSKLIGEGGVRVFSALFIFLLARTLGAAAFGFYSTAFAFASLFLIVVDLGLNSIVTREIARHAPERTAILRSANTIKFSAALLAIVCVHFLSGGYPFARTHRLLVDTVAIMVVTYSLIDYMGAALAGKEEMGWEACLRTLCRMIVATCGILVLYRTRSLIHVTLSMSIASVFSLGLGMVILRARFGGFPLGWDSVMARRLFSSSLPLLGSVVFWILYDNQDILLLNHYHVAAKDIGLYVSATKIIDVLKVAPVLLAGAFFPALSRYAHEHESFLNNTRALLAYAILLLFVIAGSAFLAAPFLETLLYGPQFSEATPLLRILLVAFAAVFLNHLCLQLLIAKDCERQLLLGTVIACVSKLLFNIWLIPRYGTHGACYSLVASAFIYLAFQARILTQAVPGLLLDPLTLLNPWSLIREDSKGIIKRFREGGGAP, encoded by the coding sequence ATGCGGAATTTTACGTCTAAACTGATCGGCGAAGGCGGTGTCCGTGTTTTTTCCGCCCTGTTCATTTTCCTGCTGGCACGCACCCTCGGCGCCGCTGCTTTTGGCTTTTATTCCACCGCGTTTGCCTTCGCCTCCCTTTTCCTGATCGTCGTTGACCTGGGCCTGAATTCCATTGTTACGCGGGAAATCGCGCGCCACGCGCCTGAACGGACCGCCATTCTGCGCTCGGCCAACACGATTAAATTTTCCGCCGCTCTGCTGGCGATTGTCTGCGTCCATTTCCTCTCCGGGGGGTACCCCTTTGCCCGAACGCATCGCTTGCTGGTCGATACCGTCGCGATCATGGTGGTGACCTACAGCCTCATCGATTATATGGGAGCGGCGCTGGCCGGCAAAGAAGAGATGGGATGGGAAGCTTGCCTGCGGACGCTGTGCCGCATGATCGTTGCCACCTGCGGCATACTCGTTCTGTACCGAACGAGATCGCTCATCCATGTCACCCTGTCCATGAGCATCGCCTCTGTTTTCAGCCTGGGGCTGGGGATGGTGATTTTACGGGCGCGCTTCGGCGGGTTCCCTCTGGGATGGGACAGCGTCATGGCCCGGCGGCTTTTCTCCAGCAGCCTGCCGCTTCTGGGTTCCGTCGTTTTCTGGATCCTCTACGACAACCAGGACATCCTGCTGCTGAATCACTACCATGTGGCCGCCAAAGACATCGGGCTTTATGTGTCCGCCACTAAAATTATCGATGTGCTCAAGGTCGCGCCGGTCCTTTTAGCGGGCGCTTTCTTCCCGGCCTTATCGCGCTACGCGCATGAGCACGAATCCTTTCTCAACAACACGCGCGCCCTGCTGGCGTACGCGATCCTTCTCCTGTTCGTCATCGCCGGCAGCGCCTTTCTGGCAGCCCCTTTTCTGGAAACCCTCCTCTACGGCCCCCAGTTCAGCGAGGCGACACCTCTGCTGCGGATTCTACTGGTGGCGTTTGCGGCGGTTTTCTTGAATCATCTTTGCCTGCAACTCCTGATCGCCAAAGACTGTGAACGCCAATTGCTGCTGGGAACGGTGATCGCGTGTGTGAGCAAGCTGTTGTTCAACATCTGGCTGATCCCGCGCTACGGGACACACGGCGCCTGCTATTCTCTGGTCGCCAGCGCGTTTATCTATCTGGCCTTCCAGGCGAGGATTCTGACCCAGGCGGTTCCGGGGCTGCTGCTGGATCCGTTGACCCTTCTGAACCCCTGGTCATTGATTCGGGAAGATTCGAAAGGAATAATAAAGAGATTCCGTGAAGGGGGCGGGGCGCCATGA
- a CDS encoding glycoside hydrolase family 2 TIM barrel-domain containing protein — MKRCILYLMFFATAVSAASRVEIRDKRFYVDGEPFYIRGIGYSPWRPHQHPGISYVDTNRRWTAMDFKRIKEAHFNVVRTWDALSPEELALAKKYGLMVLQGIWLDPHQNFADQHNQDSCLAQVQNVAEQSRDSDNVLGYVIMTEPWPEAVVESGEQETLEFFRRLKRAIQAIDPRPVSMDSWPPLAFLDHHAFDFVTINHFSFWPKSLNHALGFAGVVRWFADHLAQDRPLIIGETGGYAVSQSTNGAHGGAGGYSEYDQSIKDLESLRGAVQGHAGGSVLVSWIDTWHYPTDPDTHDNEPWEWDGVLAIPTDSRKDMDGIPRRVYQDVSSFNEALLLEPKADHYYGLASPIAVEACGADNVAEMRLSVNGGDWKPLEGSGHGGWRGFFSLPKLARHRQRVAIQALDSGGSQLSTQSVSFIAAGGPEQIVLSSQPGGRSKEALTFTATVTDARHEPIAQRKVHFGFFYPISLRETQGILLTDDQGRATLTCSLPPEPKDQYLFVAAGTDSPDRVRAGDMRIFRLGHER, encoded by the coding sequence ATGAAACGGTGTATTCTTTATCTGATGTTTTTTGCGACGGCGGTTTCCGCGGCCTCCCGCGTCGAAATTCGAGACAAGCGGTTTTACGTCGATGGCGAACCTTTTTACATCCGGGGCATCGGCTACTCGCCATGGCGACCGCATCAGCATCCGGGGATTTCGTACGTCGACACGAACCGCCGCTGGACCGCGATGGACTTCAAGCGCATAAAGGAGGCTCATTTCAATGTGGTCCGCACCTGGGATGCCTTAAGCCCGGAGGAGCTGGCGCTGGCGAAAAAATACGGGTTGATGGTGCTTCAGGGAATCTGGCTGGATCCGCATCAGAATTTTGCGGACCAGCACAATCAGGACTCCTGCCTCGCCCAGGTCCAGAATGTAGCGGAACAATCCAGAGATTCCGATAACGTGCTCGGATACGTGATTATGACCGAACCCTGGCCGGAAGCTGTCGTCGAATCCGGCGAACAGGAAACATTGGAGTTCTTCCGCAGGCTCAAGCGCGCCATTCAGGCCATTGATCCGCGCCCGGTCTCGATGGACAGCTGGCCGCCGCTGGCTTTCCTCGATCATCATGCTTTTGATTTCGTAACGATCAATCATTTCTCCTTCTGGCCGAAATCGCTGAATCACGCACTGGGATTTGCTGGCGTGGTCCGCTGGTTTGCCGACCATCTCGCGCAGGATCGGCCCCTGATTATCGGCGAAACAGGCGGGTACGCGGTTTCCCAATCCACGAACGGAGCGCATGGCGGAGCGGGCGGCTATTCCGAATACGACCAGAGTATCAAAGACCTGGAGAGCCTGCGCGGGGCTGTCCAGGGGCACGCGGGAGGATCCGTTCTGGTCTCCTGGATCGACACCTGGCATTACCCCACGGATCCGGACACGCACGACAACGAGCCCTGGGAGTGGGACGGGGTTCTGGCGATCCCAACGGATAGCCGGAAAGACATGGACGGCATCCCCCGGCGTGTTTATCAGGATGTCTCCTCGTTTAACGAAGCCCTGCTGTTGGAACCCAAGGCCGATCATTATTACGGGCTGGCCTCACCCATCGCTGTCGAAGCCTGCGGAGCGGACAATGTGGCGGAGATGCGCCTGAGCGTCAACGGGGGAGACTGGAAACCGCTGGAAGGATCAGGCCATGGAGGATGGCGCGGCTTTTTCTCCCTTCCCAAGCTCGCGCGCCACCGCCAGAGGGTGGCGATTCAAGCGCTGGATTCCGGAGGAAGCCAGCTGAGCACTCAGTCGGTTTCCTTTATCGCGGCGGGGGGACCGGAACAAATTGTTCTTTCGTCCCAACCGGGCGGCCGCTCGAAAGAGGCGCTGACGTTTACTGCCACCGTTACGGACGCCCGCCATGAGCCAATCGCTCAGCGCAAAGTTCATTTCGGATTTTTCTATCCGATCAGCCTCCGGGAAACACAGGGAATCTTGCTTACGGATGACCAGGGACGCGCGACTTTGACCTGCTCTCTGCCGCCGGAACCCAAGGATCAATACCTGTTTGTCGCGGCCGGCACGGACAGCCCGGACCGCGTGCGAGCCGGGGACATGCGCATCTTCCGGCTTGGCCATGAGCGCTGA
- the nadE gene encoding NAD(+) synthase: MKTSFSKDVLTLDAPREADRIAAAIREQIGQQLKRKGAVVGLSGGIDSSVAAALCVRALGADRVLGLLMPEADSSPESLRLGRELAQSLGITAILEDVSPLLKAARCYQRRDVAIRSLIPGYTEDYKCKLVLPSITEESAYAVSSVVVQSPAGVQTKARVTAQAYREIIAAMNFKQRVRIMMEYHHADRLQYAVIGTPNRLEYDLGFFVKNGDGAADLKPIAHLYKTQVYQLAAYFNILQEIQSRPPTTDTYSLEQSQEEFYFSLPLAQMDLCLYGKDHHVPPAELAAALGLTEGQVTQVYQQIDSKRKVSGYLHAPPLLIQP; the protein is encoded by the coding sequence ATGAAAACTTCATTTTCTAAAGATGTCTTGACGTTGGATGCTCCCAGGGAAGCCGACCGGATCGCCGCGGCGATCCGCGAACAAATCGGGCAACAACTCAAGCGAAAAGGCGCGGTTGTAGGCCTGTCCGGGGGAATTGACAGCAGCGTTGCGGCAGCTTTGTGCGTCCGCGCCCTCGGGGCCGACCGGGTCCTGGGCCTTTTGATGCCGGAGGCGGATTCTTCGCCGGAGAGCCTGCGGCTGGGGCGCGAGCTCGCCCAATCACTCGGGATAACCGCCATCCTCGAAGATGTATCCCCGCTTTTGAAAGCCGCCAGATGTTACCAGCGGCGCGATGTGGCGATTCGCTCGCTCATCCCGGGATACACGGAAGACTACAAATGCAAACTGGTCCTGCCAAGTATCACAGAGGAATCGGCCTATGCGGTCTCCTCCGTCGTGGTGCAGTCGCCGGCGGGGGTTCAAACAAAAGCCCGCGTGACCGCCCAGGCCTATCGGGAAATTATCGCGGCCATGAACTTCAAACAGCGCGTGCGAATCATGATGGAGTATCACCATGCCGACCGGCTCCAGTATGCGGTGATAGGAACACCTAATCGGCTGGAATACGATCTTGGGTTCTTTGTCAAGAATGGAGACGGCGCCGCGGATCTCAAGCCGATCGCCCATCTGTACAAGACGCAGGTTTATCAGCTGGCCGCCTACTTCAACATCCTCCAGGAGATCCAGAGCCGCCCGCCAACAACGGATACATACTCGTTGGAGCAATCCCAGGAAGAGTTCTACTTTTCGCTACCGCTCGCCCAGATGGACTTGTGCCTTTACGGAAAGGACCACCACGTCCCTCCGGCAGAGCTGGCCGCGGCCCTCGGCTTGACGGAAGGGCAAGTGACGCAGGTGTATCAGCAGATTGACTCCAAGCGGAAGGTGTCGGGGTATCTCCACGCGCCGCCTTTATTAATCCAGCCTTAA